A genomic stretch from Acetobacter ascendens includes:
- a CDS encoding (2Fe-2S)-binding protein, with translation MAASVFLTVNGRRHAITAAENTPLLTILRNDLGLNGPKYGCGLGACGACTVLMDGKAARSCVISLNAAAKCKNIVTLEGLSPDGSDPVQKAVVAAQAAQCGYCLNGMVMTLRAFLDATPDPDEDALKAALRYNLCRCGTHVEIMRAARIAAGLEKEDSGK, from the coding sequence ATGGCAGCCAGCGTCTTTCTAACAGTTAATGGCCGCCGTCATGCCATTACGGCAGCCGAGAATACGCCACTTCTTACAATTTTGCGCAATGATTTGGGGCTGAATGGCCCCAAATATGGCTGCGGTTTAGGGGCTTGTGGTGCCTGCACGGTGCTAATGGACGGGAAAGCTGCACGTAGTTGTGTGATCTCGTTAAACGCTGCAGCAAAGTGTAAAAACATTGTGACACTGGAAGGCCTTTCTCCAGATGGAAGTGATCCTGTGCAAAAGGCTGTGGTTGCAGCGCAGGCAGCGCAGTGTGGCTACTGTCTGAACGGTATGGTCATGACGCTGCGGGCGTTTTTAGACGCGACCCCCGATCCCGATGAAGACGCACTAAAGGCGGCCCTGCGCTATAATCTTTGTCGTTGCGGCACTCATGTAGAAATTATGCGCGCTGCACGAATTGCAGCCGGATTGGAAAAGGAGGATAGCGGAAAATGA